CATCGCCTTCTGGTTCTTCAGACAGTTCAGCACGCCGTCGCCCATGAACGCCACCACCGGTTCGACCATGTCGCCGTCTTCCAGATATATTTCGACGGTCTGGCTCGCGATGGCATGGGTGAGCGCCAGTCTCGACGCCTCTACCTTATAGGGCAGGGTCTTCACCATAAACGCAAGTTTCTTCGTCGCCATATCAATCACCTCCTATATGAAGGACCCTGTCCGCGCCGAAGCAGCTCGCGAGATACCAGTCCATACTATGGCGCTTAAACCCTTCCATGGTGTCATCCTTCTTATACCCTCTCGCCTCTGCGCAGGCCTCGCAGGCGGTTGCCTGAAAGCTTCCGCTCGCGAAGAGCTCCTGCAGCTTTTTCTCGAGTGCGGAGTAATCTTTGAACGCCTTCTGCCCCTTTTTCGAGAGCATGGTCGCGTTTCCCGAGACCCACAGGTCTACGGTGTGGCCCTTCTGGATCGCGGCGTCGGAAAGCTTCACCGCAAAATCGAGGGAAAGCGATCCGACAAGTGAAGAGAAACAGCCGATCGTTAGTTTCGCCATGACAAGCCTCCTATACCCAGATTGTTTTCTCGTATTCGGTGAGTATCAGATCGACGAGGTCGCTGTAGGTCACGGCCTTCACCCTCTTGTCGATCTGATCTGCGGAGAATCCCTTTGTCTCCAGATCTTCGGTCAGCACGTAGAGGTTCGGGGTCTTGTCCAGGAGCGGAGATGCCTTCCCCCCTTCTTTTAACGCGGCATGGTAGACGCCGTTGCTCACGAGGATTATGCCGAGCTTATCAGTCTTGAGCCTCGAAACGATGTCGTCCATGTTTCTGTAGTCGCTGACAAGTACACCTAGCTTCATAGAAACACCTCCTGAAATTGATTTGGGGAGTGCGCTGCACATTTTTATATCACTTGGAGCCGCAAATTGTAAACAAAAAAACCTTTATGAATTTATTAGGAATTGTTATACCATAAACCCGTGAACTTCGATACGGTCCTGAAGAGGGGAAAAGCGGACAAGCCGGCGGTCATTTTCGTCCATGGCCTCGGCATGG
This sequence is a window from Thermodesulfovibrionales bacterium. Protein-coding genes within it:
- a CDS encoding DsrE family protein, yielding MAKLTIGCFSSLVGSLSLDFAVKLSDAAIQKGHTVDLWVSGNATMLSKKGQKAFKDYSALEKKLQELFASGSFQATACEACAEARGYKKDDTMEGFKRHSMDWYLASCFGADRVLHIGGD
- a CDS encoding DsrH/TusB family sulfur metabolism protein, producing the protein MKLGVLVSDYRNMDDIVSRLKTDKLGIILVSNGVYHAALKEGGKASPLLDKTPNLYVLTEDLETKGFSADQIDKRVKAVTYSDLVDLILTEYEKTIWV